Proteins found in one Anopheles aquasalis chromosome 3, idAnoAquaMG_Q_19, whole genome shotgun sequence genomic segment:
- the LOC126577008 gene encoding uncharacterized protein LOC126577008 isoform X1, whose protein sequence is MEVCCLKMASRCRPTRSIKDITQLSSAGSSHDCGALSRVVMVRKTDQRVINHKGSQKDPLCEVITMETIQTYKGHKPDRTVVFKEKFDLTGNDMSKSLSTGKLAVGSPRLSISPLRTILTTSTELERTRSATPTSASDRNNNSMLATAPVLATKPASPKERPSSVKQSLAGGWRPKSLDRSNNNIVGGSPRNYQKSPSIGTLRQRSPGSFSGSQSSLRSSSLYGEFERECLKAHNEYRTRHGVLPLKLSKRLCRYAEEWAKVIAARGVLVHRSNSQYGENIFCSWSSSNTNVTVSGREPVENWYSEIDIHVFGKEPATLKTGHFTQVVWKDSRELGVGVARNRSGQVFVVANYDPPGNYIGSFAKNVPPVGGFEVPKIIVDKPDSVNSTPTAGALKSSVSVRPRPMGGVKAEKHVRIVDENDPDQFDEFAVGMLKHHNEYRKRHGVPELILHKELVRDAQQWAEILARDDRFTYRQNSKYGENLYCLWSSDRNARPNARDVCRSWYEEVKQYTFTAEPRGAVKGGQFTQMVWKGTQELGVGISQTRSGKVIVVCTYYPRGNVVGQFMANVNKAR, encoded by the exons ATGGAGGTGTGCTGCTTGAAAATGGCATCCAGATGCAG ACCGACCCGCTCCATCAAGGACATAACACAGCTTTCATCGGCCGGCTCCTCGCACGACTGTGGTGCCTTATCGAGGGTCGTGATGGTGAGAAAAACGGACCAACGCGTCATCAATCACAAGGGAAGCCAGAAG GATCCGTTGTGCGAGGTAATAACGATGGAAACGATACAGACCTACAAGGGCcacaaaccggaccggacggtgGTTTTTAAGGAAAAGTTCGATCTCACCGGTAACGACATGTCGAAGTCACTGTCGACTGGCAAGCTGGCCGTTGGTTCACCCCGGCTTTCGATCTCTCCGTTGCGTACGATCCTCACGACGAGTACAGAACTGGAGCGAACCCGCAGTGCCACTCCAACCAGCGCGAGCGATCGGAATAATAACAGCATGTTGGCCACCGCCCCAGTGTTGGCCACTAAGCCCGCTAGTCCCAAAGAGCGACCGTCCAGTGTGAAACAATCGCTTGCAGGCGGTTGGCGACCGAAATCACTGGATCGGAGCAATAATAACATCGTTGGCGGCAGTCCGCGCAATTACCAGAAAAGTCCCTCGATTGGGACACTTCGTCAACGGTCTCCGGGATCGTTCAGTGGTTCGCAGTCATCGCTGCGCAGTTCGTCCTTGTATGGTGAGTTTGAGCGCGAGTGTTTGAAGGCACACAACGAGTATCGTACGCGGCATGGTGTGTTGCCGTTGAAGCTCAGCAAACGGCTCTGCCGGTATGCCGAGGAATGGGCCAAGGTAATAGCGGCCCGTGGTGTGCTGGTCCATCGCAGTAACTCACAGTACGGTGAGAACATCTTCTGCTCGTGGAGCTCCTCCAACACGAACGTCACGGTCAGTGGCCGCGAACCGGTCGAGAACTGGTACAGTGAGATTGACATCCATGTGTTTGGCAAGGAACCGGCCACTCTGAAGACTGGACACTTCACGCAGGTCGTTTGGAAGGATAGCCGTGAGCTGGGTGTCGGTGTAGCACGCAATCG CTCTGGACaggtgtttgtggtggcaaACTATGATCCTCCTGGTAATTACATTGGGAGCTTTGCGAAGAATGTACCGCCGGTTGGTGGGTTTGAGGTGCCAAAAATTATCGTCGATAAGCCGGACTCCGTCAACTCAACGCCAACCGCTGGAGCACTGAAATCATCCGTCAGCGTTCGTCCTCGACCGATGGGTGGTGTGAAGGCGGAGAAGCATGTGCGCATCGTGGATGAGAATGATCCTGATCAGTTCGATGAGTTCGCGGTCGGTATGCTGAAGCATCACAACGAGTACCGTAAGCGACATGGTGTTCCGGAACTGAT CTTGCACAAGGAGCTGGTACGGGATGCACAGCAGTGGGCGGAAATATTGGCCCGAGATGATCGGTTCACTTATCGACAGAACTCCAAGTATGGAGAGAATCTCTACTGTCTCTGGTCATCGGATCGGAATGCGCGTCCCAACGCACGGGACGTTTGTCGATCGTGGTATGAGGAGGTGAAGCAGTACACCTTCACGGCGGAACCACGCGGTGCCGTCAAGGGTGGTCAGTTTACGCAGATGGTGTGGAAGGGAACGCAGGAGCTGGGCGTGGGGATTAGCCAAACGCGCAGTGGCAAGGTGATTGTCGTATGTACCTACTATCCGCGAGGGAATGTCGTGGGCCAGTTTATGGCCAACGTAAACAAGGCTCGTTAA
- the LOC126577008 gene encoding uncharacterized protein LOC126577008 isoform X2, translated as MVRKTDQRVINHKGSQKDPLCEVITMETIQTYKGHKPDRTVVFKEKFDLTGNDMSKSLSTGKLAVGSPRLSISPLRTILTTSTELERTRSATPTSASDRNNNSMLATAPVLATKPASPKERPSSVKQSLAGGWRPKSLDRSNNNIVGGSPRNYQKSPSIGTLRQRSPGSFSGSQSSLRSSSLYGEFERECLKAHNEYRTRHGVLPLKLSKRLCRYAEEWAKVIAARGVLVHRSNSQYGENIFCSWSSSNTNVTVSGREPVENWYSEIDIHVFGKEPATLKTGHFTQVVWKDSRELGVGVARNRSGQVFVVANYDPPGNYIGSFAKNVPPVGGFEVPKIIVDKPDSVNSTPTAGALKSSVSVRPRPMGGVKAEKHVRIVDENDPDQFDEFAVGMLKHHNEYRKRHGVPELILHKELVRDAQQWAEILARDDRFTYRQNSKYGENLYCLWSSDRNARPNARDVCRSWYEEVKQYTFTAEPRGAVKGGQFTQMVWKGTQELGVGISQTRSGKVIVVCTYYPRGNVVGQFMANVNKAR; from the exons ATGGTGAGAAAAACGGACCAACGCGTCATCAATCACAAGGGAAGCCAGAAG GATCCGTTGTGCGAGGTAATAACGATGGAAACGATACAGACCTACAAGGGCcacaaaccggaccggacggtgGTTTTTAAGGAAAAGTTCGATCTCACCGGTAACGACATGTCGAAGTCACTGTCGACTGGCAAGCTGGCCGTTGGTTCACCCCGGCTTTCGATCTCTCCGTTGCGTACGATCCTCACGACGAGTACAGAACTGGAGCGAACCCGCAGTGCCACTCCAACCAGCGCGAGCGATCGGAATAATAACAGCATGTTGGCCACCGCCCCAGTGTTGGCCACTAAGCCCGCTAGTCCCAAAGAGCGACCGTCCAGTGTGAAACAATCGCTTGCAGGCGGTTGGCGACCGAAATCACTGGATCGGAGCAATAATAACATCGTTGGCGGCAGTCCGCGCAATTACCAGAAAAGTCCCTCGATTGGGACACTTCGTCAACGGTCTCCGGGATCGTTCAGTGGTTCGCAGTCATCGCTGCGCAGTTCGTCCTTGTATGGTGAGTTTGAGCGCGAGTGTTTGAAGGCACACAACGAGTATCGTACGCGGCATGGTGTGTTGCCGTTGAAGCTCAGCAAACGGCTCTGCCGGTATGCCGAGGAATGGGCCAAGGTAATAGCGGCCCGTGGTGTGCTGGTCCATCGCAGTAACTCACAGTACGGTGAGAACATCTTCTGCTCGTGGAGCTCCTCCAACACGAACGTCACGGTCAGTGGCCGCGAACCGGTCGAGAACTGGTACAGTGAGATTGACATCCATGTGTTTGGCAAGGAACCGGCCACTCTGAAGACTGGACACTTCACGCAGGTCGTTTGGAAGGATAGCCGTGAGCTGGGTGTCGGTGTAGCACGCAATCG CTCTGGACaggtgtttgtggtggcaaACTATGATCCTCCTGGTAATTACATTGGGAGCTTTGCGAAGAATGTACCGCCGGTTGGTGGGTTTGAGGTGCCAAAAATTATCGTCGATAAGCCGGACTCCGTCAACTCAACGCCAACCGCTGGAGCACTGAAATCATCCGTCAGCGTTCGTCCTCGACCGATGGGTGGTGTGAAGGCGGAGAAGCATGTGCGCATCGTGGATGAGAATGATCCTGATCAGTTCGATGAGTTCGCGGTCGGTATGCTGAAGCATCACAACGAGTACCGTAAGCGACATGGTGTTCCGGAACTGAT CTTGCACAAGGAGCTGGTACGGGATGCACAGCAGTGGGCGGAAATATTGGCCCGAGATGATCGGTTCACTTATCGACAGAACTCCAAGTATGGAGAGAATCTCTACTGTCTCTGGTCATCGGATCGGAATGCGCGTCCCAACGCACGGGACGTTTGTCGATCGTGGTATGAGGAGGTGAAGCAGTACACCTTCACGGCGGAACCACGCGGTGCCGTCAAGGGTGGTCAGTTTACGCAGATGGTGTGGAAGGGAACGCAGGAGCTGGGCGTGGGGATTAGCCAAACGCGCAGTGGCAAGGTGATTGTCGTATGTACCTACTATCCGCGAGGGAATGTCGTGGGCCAGTTTATGGCCAACGTAAACAAGGCTCGTTAA
- the LOC126575429 gene encoding Golgi-associated plant pathogenesis-related protein 1-like codes for MSFTTFQQTVLERHNTLRARHSAAPLELDANLCNFAQQWANVLASKNVMQHRSNNKYGENLYASFGNANVTGNEAVDSWYNEIKYYRFGASQPSNFSQVGHFTQVVWRNSRRLGVGIAKRGTSVYVVCNYDPPGNFGSQYPQNVVPRSS; via the exons ATGAG CTTCACCACTTTTCAGCAAACGGTGCTAGAGCGCCACAATACGCTTCGGGCACGCCATTCGGCTGCCCCACTTGAACTCGACGCAAATCTGTGCAATTTTGCACAACAGTGGGCGAAT GTTCTCGCAAGCAAGAATGTAATGCAGCATCGATCCAATAATAAGTATGGAGAGAATTTGTACGCATCATTCGGCAATGCGAATGTGACTGGCAACGAGGCAGTGGATAGCTGGTACAATGAAATTAAGTACTACCGGTTCGGAGCATCGCAACCATCCAACTTTTCCCAAGTTGGCCACTTTACGCAGGTTGTTTGGAGAAACTCTCGACGCCTTGGTGTCGGTATTGCTAAGCGAGGCACAAGCGTCTACGTTGTGTGTAACTACGATCCGCCCGGCAACTTTGGGTCCCAATATCCTCAAAACGTAGTACCACGTAGCAGCTGA
- the LOC126577177 gene encoding structure-specific endonuclease subunit SLX4 isoform X1 yields the protein MSKRIKYAKLRLTKPKDAPAQTSSHAVDEGAAAPIDEGENSLKGEKTSKYFSDGLVEECSNQAAFVDVEVAETSAELGKCDIQNSRRRSMEVSEPCPTDGPKLPKLRKKATAKGNTLISNFLNSQPIAQDDDFEESRPAPKKPKTKVQRASKKATTNRRPKNQSDIRKVFSKYKNDHEVLQELLKEHGESERIDPEQLQLAIAMSRSLAESDGTSNACTDNLSEQSASDSLSSTERRIVGIRTTLEQFGFRCKNSYTDYDLNVIFGSAVCKNVKKIKHRRATNLVQRSAKDLTEYIEARVKKLFPAEMLTIQNHSEACTSSRSCLSHLFWIAQTDQTSVKIIERYYVPELLEMNPAPVGCMLKDWSKIPGREPTPERAYSNNFESNSPEIHHKEEPQRESSPDLFEECTEAHENAVTAETADNCEPRARLSISDDHAEEQSCIQNDEQVCNLNKSNTLEGTSQSHEISCRQNQIDNYSSRAERPISILTQCTVLSIGDDSNEDDKFVTASEEPRCDGGSFHRSTDNIFEDTDLDPTVDPDPIISFEVYSSEEEKISAASKVPAELASQSGCPDAVAESSTQPPQDLIIIPNDPSYRRSQNGLACEDIETSNSAPPVAKELLAVEKEFSFHRIAIKARLSEALEGKKDMIETVNLLEEEEAEYPAESQCSIVQHEMQDEVLVISDDEVNYSMRRLSCTSTDEGPLQEAAHHLEEDPERTIVYHHDAPVINQVPAVDGPVNPCENILSPSADDILDESEVLSRETNGTVSENVAEDTIAYLDNLVKQFNLPPLKRQNEELNEDSGALREHHADISCLSENPIIHSTNDRHNTAKATTDSSLCSAVIADSLSNFMQNYEEPLFEEHEIEAETMASQSCSQEVPRIAGKNSVKRLKSFHQFDSPKEGSRLKRTVSESGGFSSSTPNEKEQLAKMHRFRERFDNLKVSSRLPFQKTEYVIKTVGTVEDPPNYDAMSVTEIERELFKYGLKLLDREKAVKVLHHIYDEIHPFVRVAERLDSAIGPVLCEESGRNRDHHDRENIPVNAAANINEGSLHPGICPFTLNIDEPNTILSSKPRKKMGWCTVPLHVAFFNMISENRILQRQILRYEPVNLDHIHAALKQADLRYETNDLIAFLDKHCITFRSAASNGDRSKGKGPKVGGT from the exons ATGAGCAAAAGGATCAAGTACGCCAAGTTAAGGCTAACTAAGCCGAAGGATGCTCCGGCACAGACCAGCTCACACGCCGTCGACGAGGGAGCTGCCGCGCCAATCGATGAGGG CGAGAACAGCTTGAAAGGCGAAAAAACTTCCAAATATTTCTCAGACGGATTGGTCGAAGAATGTTCCAACCAGGCGGCGTTCGTTGATGTAGAGGTCGCAGAAACGAGCGCAGAACTGGGGAAGTGCGACATTCAAAATTCGCGCCGAAGAAGCATGGAAGTGTCCGAACCATGCCCTACCGATGGACCAAAACTTCCCAAGCTGCGAAAGAAGGCCACGGCCAAAGGGAACACGTTGATAAGCAATTTTCTAAACAGTCAACCCATCGCACAAGATGACGATTTTGAAGAATCGCGTCCTGCtccgaagaaaccgaaaacaaaagtaCAGCGTGCGAGCAAGAAAGCTACGACCAACCGGCGACCTAAGAATCAATCAGATATCAGAAAAGTGTTTAGTAAATACAAAAATGATCACGAAGTGCTACAAGAATTGCTAAAAGAGCATGGTGAATCGGAACGGATTGATCCAGAGCAGTTACAGCTGGCAATAGCCATGTCACGATCGCTGGCTGAAAGTGATGGAACAAGTAATGCTTGTACGGATAATCTATCGGAACAATCTGCGAGCGATTCGCTTTCATCGACCGAACGACGAATAGTGGGCATTCGGACCACTTTGGAACAGTTTGGGTTTCGGTGTAAAAATAGCTACACAGATTATGATTTGAATGTGATTTTCGGGAGTGCGGTTTGTAAGAATGTAAAGAAGATTAAACACAGGCGTGCAACCAATCTCGTTCAGCGATCCGCTAAGGATTTGACTGAGTACATCGAAGCACGGGTGAAGAAATTATTTCCGGCTGAAATGTTAACGATACAGAACCATTCTGAAGCTTGCACTAGCTCTAGGTCATGCTTAAGCCACTTGTTTTGGATTGCCCAGACGGATCAAACCAGTGTGAAAATTATAGAGAGATATTATGTTCCAGAATTGTTAGAGATGAATCCAGCACCCGTCGGTTGTATGCTGAAGGATTGGAGTAAAATTCCTGGGAGAGAACCAACACCGGAGAGGGCGTATTCAAACAATTTTGAATCGAATTCTCCCGAAATTCATCACAAGGAGGAGCCCCAGAGAGAGTCTTCTCCGGATTTGTTCGAAGAATGTACTGAAGCACATGAAAATGCAGTCACTGCTGAAACAGCGGACAATTGTGAACCACGCGCAAGACTCTCCATCAGCGATGATCATGCCGAGGAACAGTCATGTATACAGAATGATGAACAAGTTTGTAATTTAAACAAAAGCAATACCCTAGAAGGCACTAGCCAATCCCATGAAATAAGTTGCAGGCAAAATCAGATTGATAATTACAGCAGTCGTGCGGAACGACCAATTAGTATCCTCACGCAATGTACGGTCCTCTCAATCGGTGATGATTCAAATGAAGACGATAAATTTGTCACCGCATCGGAAGAACCTCGATGTGATGGAGGCAGTTTTCATCGTAGCACAGATAACATATTTGAAGATACGGATCTAGATCCTACCGTAGATCCAGATCCAATCATAAGCTTCGAGGTGTATTCCAGCGAAGAAG AGAAGATTTCTGCAGCTTCAAAAGTTCCAGCTGAGTTGGCTTCCCAGAGCGGTTGTCCCGATGCAGTAGCCGAATCCTCAACGCAACCACCACAGGATTTGATTATTATTCCCAACGATCCAAGCTACCGCCGCTCGCAGAATGGCCTAGCTTGTGAAGACATAGAAACATCAAACAGTGCCCCACCTGTCGCTAAAGAACTGCTAGCAGTAGAGAAAGAATTCTCCTTCCATCGGATTGCAATCAAAGCTCGACTGAGTGAGGCTttagaaggaaagaaagataTGATTGAAACGGTAAATCTtttagaagaggaagaggctGAATACCCTGCTGAGTCGCAGTGCAGTATAGTGCAGCACGAAATGCAAGATGAGGTTCTGGTAATCTCTGATGATGAAGTGAACTATTCGATGCGAAGATTATCATGCACATCAACAGACGAAGGCCCGTTACAAGAAGCTGCGCACCATTTAGAAGAAGATCCAGAACGTACCATAGTATACCATCATGATGCACCGGTTATAAACCAGGTTCCCGCGGTCGACGGGCCGGTCAATCCCTGTGAAAACattctctctccttctgccGATGATATCTTAGATGAATCAGAAGTTCTGTCAAGAGAAACAAATGGGACCGTTTCCGAAAACGTCGCCGAAGATACTATAGCTTATTTAGATAACTTGGTGAAACAGTTCAACCTGCCACCGTTAAAACGACAGAATGAAGAACTCAATGAGGACTCTGGCGCGTTACGAGAACATCATGCCGACATTAGCTGCTTGTCTGAAAACCCCATTATCCATTCAACCAACGATCGCCACAACACTGCTAAAGCAACAACTGATAGTAGTTTATGTTCTGCTGTTATAGCGGATAGTTTGTCAAACTTTATGCAAAACTACGAAGAACCGCTGTTTGAAGAGCACGAAATTGAAGCCGAAACGATGGCGTCACAAAGCTGCTCTCAGGAAGTACCAAGAATTGCTGGTAAAAACAGTGTAAAAAGGCTTAAATCGTTTCACCAGTTTGATTCGCCAAAGGAAGGTAGTCGATTAAAACGAACAGTATCTGAATCAGGAGGGTTTTCCTCTTCAACACCGAATGAAAAAGAACAGTTGGCAAAAATGCATCGCTTTAGAGAAAGGTTTGATAACTTAAAAGTATCAAGCAGATTGCCGTTTCAAAAGACTGAATACGTTATCAAAACCGTCGGTACTGTAGAGGATCCTCCTAACTACGATGCTATGTCAGTAACTGAGATTGAACGCGAACTTTTTAAATATGGTCTGAAGCTACTGGATCGTGAGAAAGCCGTAAAGGTGCTTCATCATATTTATGatgaaatccatccattcgtGAGAGTTGCCGAGAGGCTAGATTCTGCCATCGGCCCTGTCCTGTGTGAAGAATCAGGTAGAAACCGAGATCACCATGATCGGGAAAATATTCCGGTAAATGCTGCTGCCAACATTAATGAAGGCTCGTTGCATCCAGGAATATGCCCTTTCACATTGAACATCGATGAACCAAACACTATTTTGTCATCTAAACCTCGGAAGAAG ATGGGTTGGTGTACCGTGCCTTTACATGTGGCCTTTTTCAACATGATATCGGAGAACCGGATTTTACAGCGACAAATTTTGCGATATGAACCGGTGAACTTGGATCACATTCATGCAGCATTGAAACAAGCGGATTTGCGCTACGAAACAAAT GATCTGATTGCTTTTTTGGATAAACATTGTATAACATTTCGGAGCGCGGCTTCCAATGGCGATcgttcgaaaggaaaaggtcCAAAGGTCGGAGGCACATAG
- the LOC126577177 gene encoding structure-specific endonuclease subunit SLX4 isoform X2: MSKRIKYAKLRLTKPKDAPAQTSSHAVDEGAAAPIDEGENSLKGEKTSKYFSDGLVEECSNQAAFVDVEVAETSAELGKCDIQNSRRRSMEVSEPCPTDGPKLPKLRKKATAKGNTLISNFLNSQPIAQDDDFEESRPAPKKPKTKVQRASKKATTNRRPKNQSDIRKVFSKYKNDHEVLQELLKEHGESERIDPEQLQLAIAMSRSLAESDGTSNACTDNLSEQSASDSLSSTERRIVGIRTTLEQFGFRCKNSYTDYDLNVIFGSAVCKNVKKIKHRRATNLVQRSAKDLTEYIEARVKKLFPAEMLTIQNHSEACTSSRSCLSHLFWIAQTDQTSVKIIERYYVPELLEMNPAPVGCMLKDWSKIPGREPTPERAYSNNFESNSPEIHHKEEPQRESSPDLFEECTEAHENAVTAETADNCEPRARLSISDDHAEEQSCIQNDEQVCNLNKSNTLEGTSQSHEISCRQNQIDNYSSRAERPISILTQCTVLSIGDDSNEDDKFVTASEEPRCDGGSFHRSTDNIFEDTDLDPTVDPDPIISFEVYSSEEDFCSFKSSS; this comes from the exons ATGAGCAAAAGGATCAAGTACGCCAAGTTAAGGCTAACTAAGCCGAAGGATGCTCCGGCACAGACCAGCTCACACGCCGTCGACGAGGGAGCTGCCGCGCCAATCGATGAGGG CGAGAACAGCTTGAAAGGCGAAAAAACTTCCAAATATTTCTCAGACGGATTGGTCGAAGAATGTTCCAACCAGGCGGCGTTCGTTGATGTAGAGGTCGCAGAAACGAGCGCAGAACTGGGGAAGTGCGACATTCAAAATTCGCGCCGAAGAAGCATGGAAGTGTCCGAACCATGCCCTACCGATGGACCAAAACTTCCCAAGCTGCGAAAGAAGGCCACGGCCAAAGGGAACACGTTGATAAGCAATTTTCTAAACAGTCAACCCATCGCACAAGATGACGATTTTGAAGAATCGCGTCCTGCtccgaagaaaccgaaaacaaaagtaCAGCGTGCGAGCAAGAAAGCTACGACCAACCGGCGACCTAAGAATCAATCAGATATCAGAAAAGTGTTTAGTAAATACAAAAATGATCACGAAGTGCTACAAGAATTGCTAAAAGAGCATGGTGAATCGGAACGGATTGATCCAGAGCAGTTACAGCTGGCAATAGCCATGTCACGATCGCTGGCTGAAAGTGATGGAACAAGTAATGCTTGTACGGATAATCTATCGGAACAATCTGCGAGCGATTCGCTTTCATCGACCGAACGACGAATAGTGGGCATTCGGACCACTTTGGAACAGTTTGGGTTTCGGTGTAAAAATAGCTACACAGATTATGATTTGAATGTGATTTTCGGGAGTGCGGTTTGTAAGAATGTAAAGAAGATTAAACACAGGCGTGCAACCAATCTCGTTCAGCGATCCGCTAAGGATTTGACTGAGTACATCGAAGCACGGGTGAAGAAATTATTTCCGGCTGAAATGTTAACGATACAGAACCATTCTGAAGCTTGCACTAGCTCTAGGTCATGCTTAAGCCACTTGTTTTGGATTGCCCAGACGGATCAAACCAGTGTGAAAATTATAGAGAGATATTATGTTCCAGAATTGTTAGAGATGAATCCAGCACCCGTCGGTTGTATGCTGAAGGATTGGAGTAAAATTCCTGGGAGAGAACCAACACCGGAGAGGGCGTATTCAAACAATTTTGAATCGAATTCTCCCGAAATTCATCACAAGGAGGAGCCCCAGAGAGAGTCTTCTCCGGATTTGTTCGAAGAATGTACTGAAGCACATGAAAATGCAGTCACTGCTGAAACAGCGGACAATTGTGAACCACGCGCAAGACTCTCCATCAGCGATGATCATGCCGAGGAACAGTCATGTATACAGAATGATGAACAAGTTTGTAATTTAAACAAAAGCAATACCCTAGAAGGCACTAGCCAATCCCATGAAATAAGTTGCAGGCAAAATCAGATTGATAATTACAGCAGTCGTGCGGAACGACCAATTAGTATCCTCACGCAATGTACGGTCCTCTCAATCGGTGATGATTCAAATGAAGACGATAAATTTGTCACCGCATCGGAAGAACCTCGATGTGATGGAGGCAGTTTTCATCGTAGCACAGATAACATATTTGAAGATACGGATCTAGATCCTACCGTAGATCCAGATCCAATCATAAGCTTCGAGGTGTATTCCAGCGAAGAAG ATTTCTGCAGCTTCAAAAGTTCCAGCTGA
- the LOC126577177 gene encoding structure-specific endonuclease subunit SLX4 isoform X3 — protein sequence MSKRIKYAKLRLTKPKDAPAQTSSHAVDEGAAAPIDEGENSLKGEKTSKYFSDGLVEECSNQAAFVDVEVAETSAELGKCDIQNSRRRSMEVSEPCPTDGPKLPKLRKKATAKGNTLISNFLNSQPIAQDDDFEESRPAPKKPKTKVQRASKKATTNRRPKNQSDIRKVFSKYKNDHEVLQELLKEHGESERIDPEQLQLAIAMSRSLAESDGTSNACTDNLSEQSASDSLSSTERRIVGIRTTLEQFGFRCKNSYTDYDLNVIFGSAVCKNVKKIKHRRATNLVQRSAKDLTEYIEARVKKLFPAEMLTIQNHSEACTSSRSCLSHLFWIAQTDQTSVKIIERYYVPELLEMNPAPVGCMLKDWSKIPGREPTPERAYSNNFESNSPEIHHKEEPQRESSPDLFEECTEAHENAVTAETADNCEPRARLSISDDHAEEQSCIQNDEQLQAKSD from the exons ATGAGCAAAAGGATCAAGTACGCCAAGTTAAGGCTAACTAAGCCGAAGGATGCTCCGGCACAGACCAGCTCACACGCCGTCGACGAGGGAGCTGCCGCGCCAATCGATGAGGG CGAGAACAGCTTGAAAGGCGAAAAAACTTCCAAATATTTCTCAGACGGATTGGTCGAAGAATGTTCCAACCAGGCGGCGTTCGTTGATGTAGAGGTCGCAGAAACGAGCGCAGAACTGGGGAAGTGCGACATTCAAAATTCGCGCCGAAGAAGCATGGAAGTGTCCGAACCATGCCCTACCGATGGACCAAAACTTCCCAAGCTGCGAAAGAAGGCCACGGCCAAAGGGAACACGTTGATAAGCAATTTTCTAAACAGTCAACCCATCGCACAAGATGACGATTTTGAAGAATCGCGTCCTGCtccgaagaaaccgaaaacaaaagtaCAGCGTGCGAGCAAGAAAGCTACGACCAACCGGCGACCTAAGAATCAATCAGATATCAGAAAAGTGTTTAGTAAATACAAAAATGATCACGAAGTGCTACAAGAATTGCTAAAAGAGCATGGTGAATCGGAACGGATTGATCCAGAGCAGTTACAGCTGGCAATAGCCATGTCACGATCGCTGGCTGAAAGTGATGGAACAAGTAATGCTTGTACGGATAATCTATCGGAACAATCTGCGAGCGATTCGCTTTCATCGACCGAACGACGAATAGTGGGCATTCGGACCACTTTGGAACAGTTTGGGTTTCGGTGTAAAAATAGCTACACAGATTATGATTTGAATGTGATTTTCGGGAGTGCGGTTTGTAAGAATGTAAAGAAGATTAAACACAGGCGTGCAACCAATCTCGTTCAGCGATCCGCTAAGGATTTGACTGAGTACATCGAAGCACGGGTGAAGAAATTATTTCCGGCTGAAATGTTAACGATACAGAACCATTCTGAAGCTTGCACTAGCTCTAGGTCATGCTTAAGCCACTTGTTTTGGATTGCCCAGACGGATCAAACCAGTGTGAAAATTATAGAGAGATATTATGTTCCAGAATTGTTAGAGATGAATCCAGCACCCGTCGGTTGTATGCTGAAGGATTGGAGTAAAATTCCTGGGAGAGAACCAACACCGGAGAGGGCGTATTCAAACAATTTTGAATCGAATTCTCCCGAAATTCATCACAAGGAGGAGCCCCAGAGAGAGTCTTCTCCGGATTTGTTCGAAGAATGTACTGAAGCACATGAAAATGCAGTCACTGCTGAAACAGCGGACAATTGTGAACCACGCGCAAGACTCTCCATCAGCGATGATCATGCCGAGGAACAGTCATGTATACAGAATGATGAACAA TTGCAGGCAAAATCAGATTGA
- the LOC126577181 gene encoding uncharacterized protein LOC126577181, protein MGGVDTSRWKPRRTKGTVIFKTRNQFAWGVIAAGSVLFGVVYSIASYIGGEELKQRMQRDFYEKTEEEIDRRNLMRFSLVAPKRGDTIRKLLEEEKEDQARK, encoded by the exons ATGGGCGGTGTGGACACGAGTCGGTGGAAGCCGCGCCGTACAAAGGGAACTGTGATTTTCAAAACAAGAAACCAATTTGCTTGGGGCGTGATAGCGGCCGGCTCGGTCCTCTTCGGAGTAGTTTA CTCCATCGCTAGCTACATCGGAGGTGAAGAGCTGAAGCAACGCATGCAGAGAGATTTTTACGAGAAAACTGAGGAGGAGATAGATCGAAGGAACCTGATGCGATTCAGTTTGGTGGCTCCGAAGCGCGGCGACACTATCCGGAAGCTTttagaagaggaaaaggaagaccAGGCGCGGAAGTGA